In one Planctomycetota bacterium genomic region, the following are encoded:
- a CDS encoding phosphoglycerate dehydrogenase, with the protein MPRVIVLDTLAQEGLDILAAAPGMSYEVRTGLAGDALRTALAEFDGAICRSGVKITADALAGNKRLKAIVRAGVGTDNIDKDAATRLGIVVMNTPAGNTLSTAEHTVAMMLALSRNIAPAYQSLIEGRWDRNKYMGTQLADKTIGIVGLGRIGMAVALRAKALEMRVLAYDPFVSSERGKELGIEMFSKVVEMLPHVDYLTVHTPLTPETKNLISHKELDIVKQGVRLINCARGGIYDEEALVAGLKSGRLAGVALDVFTTEPCKTSPLFGMPGVLCTPHLGASTEEAQTQVAIEGAHLLVDFLGTGAIRHAVNMAAVDAKKLAALRDYLDLGYRLGLLLAQVDKSPAKACRLTYRGEVASKETKLITACVAVGLLENALEEGVNIVNAEVLLRERGIELVEESRADMGAFSSVIQAELVTEAKTYKAAATLFGQNMPRLVQFDEHRLDAFLDGVMLIFTHRDVPGIIGRVGTIFGQHKVNIGQMVVGRDSGAPGGQAIGVLNLDARPPAAALNEMLAHADVKTATVIEMPPAGKLPNWLAAAPK; encoded by the coding sequence ATGCCCCGCGTGATTGTTCTCGACACGTTAGCTCAAGAAGGACTCGATATTCTGGCGGCGGCCCCTGGCATGTCGTACGAGGTGCGAACTGGTCTGGCGGGGGACGCCCTGCGAACCGCTCTGGCCGAGTTCGACGGCGCCATCTGCCGCAGCGGCGTGAAGATTACGGCCGACGCCCTGGCCGGCAACAAGCGGCTCAAGGCCATCGTCCGCGCCGGCGTCGGCACCGACAACATCGACAAGGACGCCGCCACGCGACTGGGCATCGTGGTGATGAACACCCCGGCCGGCAACACCCTGAGCACGGCCGAGCACACCGTGGCCATGATGCTGGCCCTGTCGCGGAACATCGCCCCGGCCTACCAGAGCCTGATCGAAGGACGCTGGGACCGGAACAAGTACATGGGAACCCAGCTTGCCGACAAGACGATCGGCATCGTCGGCCTGGGACGCATCGGCATGGCGGTCGCCTTGCGGGCCAAGGCGCTCGAGATGCGCGTGCTGGCCTATGACCCGTTCGTCAGCAGCGAGCGCGGCAAGGAACTGGGCATTGAAATGTTCAGCAAGGTCGTCGAAATGCTGCCGCACGTCGATTATCTGACGGTTCACACGCCGCTGACGCCCGAGACCAAGAACCTGATCAGCCACAAGGAACTCGACATCGTCAAGCAGGGGGTGCGGCTGATCAACTGCGCCCGCGGCGGCATCTACGACGAAGAAGCCCTCGTGGCGGGCCTGAAGAGCGGACGCCTGGCGGGTGTGGCGCTCGACGTGTTTACGACCGAGCCGTGCAAGACGAGCCCGTTGTTCGGCATGCCCGGCGTGCTATGTACGCCTCACCTGGGCGCGAGCACCGAAGAGGCACAGACACAGGTTGCCATCGAAGGGGCGCACCTGTTGGTCGACTTCCTCGGCACGGGCGCGATTCGCCACGCCGTGAACATGGCGGCCGTTGACGCCAAGAAGCTGGCCGCCCTGCGCGATTACCTGGACCTGGGCTATCGCCTGGGTCTGCTGTTGGCCCAGGTGGACAAGTCGCCGGCCAAGGCGTGTCGCTTGACCTATCGCGGCGAAGTGGCCAGCAAGGAAACCAAGCTGATCACCGCCTGTGTCGCGGTCGGGTTGCTGGAAAACGCGCTGGAAGAAGGGGTGAACATCGTCAACGCCGAAGTCCTGCTCCGCGAGCGGGGCATCGAGTTGGTCGAGGAATCACGCGCCGACATGGGAGCCTTCAGCTCGGTGATTCAAGCCGAGTTGGTGACCGAGGCCAAGACTTACAAGGCCGCGGCCACGTTGTTTGGCCAGAACATGCCGCGGCTGGTCCAGTTCGACGAGCACCGGCTGGACGCCTTCCTGGACGGTGTGATGCTGATCTTCACCCATCGCGACGTGCCGGGCATCATCGGCCGCGTGGGCACGATCTTTGGCCAGCACAAGGTGAACATCGGCCAGATGGTCGTCGGCCGCGACAGCGGCGCTCCCGGCGGCCAGGCGATCGGCGTGCTGAACCTCGACGCGCGGCCACCCGCCGCGGCGTTGAACGAGATGCTGGCTCACGCCGACGTGAAGACCGCGACGGTCATCGAGATGCCGCCAGCGGGCAAGTTGCCGAACTGGCTAGCCGCCGCGCCTAAGTAA
- a CDS encoding tetratricopeptide repeat protein: protein MPCARFRHLILTPVAVRRPSTARHGAVLLFVALLCASGCGVVAHRQNADGVRQFQTGQYQAAIANFEQAIATNPGDADGYYNLASTYHRLAKLTNQPANWKMAEDTYNLCLDRNPNHRDCHRALAVLLSEEQRNEEAFRLLEGWAQKNPSSADPKIELARLSQEFGNTTQAREQLLEALAASPYDSRALVALGQLNEQTGNATQALANYQRAVVSGENSPQVQSRIAALQSLVQPTGLPTAAPGTRYVTMPASSAPGPTTSPIIR, encoded by the coding sequence ATGCCTTGCGCGCGGTTCAGGCATTTGATTCTGACGCCGGTTGCGGTGCGGCGCCCCTCGACGGCGCGCCACGGCGCCGTGCTGTTATTCGTAGCGCTGCTTTGTGCCTCGGGCTGCGGCGTTGTCGCGCATCGGCAAAACGCCGACGGCGTGCGGCAGTTTCAAACTGGCCAATACCAGGCGGCCATTGCCAACTTTGAACAAGCCATCGCCACCAACCCCGGCGACGCCGACGGCTACTACAATCTGGCGTCGACCTATCACCGGTTGGCCAAGCTGACCAATCAGCCGGCCAATTGGAAGATGGCCGAAGACACGTACAACTTGTGCCTCGATCGCAATCCGAACCATCGCGATTGCCACCGGGCGTTGGCGGTGCTGCTGTCCGAAGAGCAGCGAAATGAAGAAGCCTTCCGCTTGCTCGAAGGCTGGGCGCAAAAGAATCCCAGCTCGGCCGACCCCAAAATCGAACTCGCGCGCTTGTCGCAAGAGTTCGGCAACACGACCCAGGCGCGCGAGCAACTGCTCGAAGCCCTGGCGGCCAGCCCCTATGACAGCCGCGCGCTGGTCGCGCTGGGCCAATTGAACGAACAGACCGGCAACGCGACCCAGGCCTTGGCCAACTACCAGCGCGCCGTGGTCAGCGGTGAAAACTCGCCCCAGGTTCAGTCCCGCATCGCCGCGCTGCAATCGCTAGTCCAACCGACCGGCCTGCCGACGGCCGCTCCGGGCACGCGCTATGTGACCATGCCGGCGTCGAGCGCCCCCGGCCCGACCACGTCGCCGATCATCCGCTAA
- a CDS encoding M20/M25/M40 family metallo-hydrolase gives MSRSRPRWFAALAALVLAPCVAWLSAAEENRFSNSAVETRVLDGVRHLASDELGGRGVGTPGIDQAAEYVAEQFAAAGLKTNVVEGKPFQEFSMTVGTELGQTNTLSFARVGVDEKTETATLTLGENFTPLSIGGSGKIDAPLVFVGYGITAKDLKYDDYAGLNVEGKVVIVLRHEPQQNNPHSEFNGTSHSQYAPFSRKLSNAYEHGAAAVIFVTDEYEIEERVAQRLKLWRKPLDELVEAQQEFAQLKNPTLEQIEAHREWVQKQVNAEWLKNLDDQAAKLKHEYDPLLGFRGAGGGDTGRIPVVFCRRAAIDPIVRAALKTDLATLEREIDKGPKPASRELPGWRAKGEISVTRTQATVKNVIGVLPGSGPKADETIVIGAHYDHLGMGGEGSLAPGEKEVHNGADDNASGTSTLIEVARQLAARGKPLPRRVVFIAFTGEERGLIGSAKYCANPIFPLDQTVAMLNMDMVGRMVDDKLIVQGADTGTEFGPIVDRLNETAGFKITRQSGGFGPSDHSSFYGKKIPVMHFFTGTHKDYHRPSDDIDKINAQGMRRVADFVTEVAVALAEADARPTYVEVKASKSGMGGGGDRPYFGSRPSFASEEPGYTLEGVTPGGPAEKGGLKGGDSIIKLGDSKIGNLEDFDSALRKYKAGDKVPVVVRREGKEVTLYVTLEPPR, from the coding sequence ATGTCACGGTCTCGCCCTCGCTGGTTTGCCGCGCTGGCGGCTTTGGTTCTGGCGCCCTGCGTCGCATGGTTGAGCGCGGCCGAAGAGAATCGGTTCTCGAACTCGGCGGTCGAAACGCGCGTGCTCGACGGGGTGCGCCATCTGGCCAGCGACGAGTTGGGCGGCCGCGGCGTCGGCACGCCGGGCATCGATCAGGCGGCCGAGTACGTCGCCGAGCAATTCGCCGCGGCCGGCCTCAAGACCAATGTCGTCGAGGGCAAGCCGTTCCAAGAGTTCTCGATGACGGTTGGCACCGAGTTGGGCCAGACGAACACCTTGAGCTTTGCCCGCGTCGGTGTTGATGAAAAGACCGAGACGGCGACGCTGACCTTGGGCGAGAACTTCACACCACTTAGCATCGGCGGCTCGGGCAAGATCGACGCGCCGCTGGTATTTGTCGGCTATGGCATCACGGCCAAGGATCTGAAATACGACGACTATGCCGGCCTGAACGTCGAAGGCAAGGTCGTGATCGTCCTGCGGCACGAGCCGCAACAGAACAACCCGCACAGCGAATTCAACGGCACGTCCCACTCGCAATACGCCCCATTCTCGCGGAAGCTATCCAACGCCTACGAGCATGGCGCGGCGGCGGTGATCTTTGTAACCGACGAGTACGAGATCGAAGAACGTGTGGCCCAGCGGCTCAAGCTGTGGCGCAAGCCGTTGGACGAGTTGGTCGAAGCACAGCAGGAGTTCGCGCAGCTCAAGAACCCAACGCTCGAACAGATTGAAGCGCACCGCGAGTGGGTGCAAAAGCAAGTCAACGCCGAATGGCTCAAGAACCTGGACGATCAGGCCGCCAAGCTGAAGCATGAGTACGATCCGCTGCTCGGGTTCCGCGGCGCCGGCGGCGGCGACACGGGCCGCATTCCCGTGGTCTTTTGCCGGCGCGCGGCGATCGATCCGATTGTCCGCGCGGCTTTGAAGACCGACTTGGCCACGCTCGAACGCGAGATCGACAAAGGGCCGAAGCCCGCGAGCCGCGAACTCCCCGGCTGGCGCGCCAAGGGTGAGATTTCGGTCACACGCACCCAGGCCACGGTCAAGAACGTGATCGGCGTGTTGCCCGGCTCGGGGCCGAAGGCTGACGAGACGATCGTCATTGGCGCCCACTATGACCACTTGGGCATGGGTGGCGAAGGGAGCTTGGCGCCGGGCGAAAAGGAAGTCCACAACGGCGCCGACGACAATGCCTCGGGCACGTCGACGCTGATCGAAGTGGCTCGGCAACTGGCCGCGCGCGGCAAGCCCTTGCCCCGGCGGGTCGTGTTCATCGCCTTCACCGGCGAAGAGCGGGGCCTGATCGGCAGCGCGAAGTACTGTGCCAACCCGATCTTCCCGTTGGACCAGACGGTCGCCATGCTGAATATGGACATGGTCGGCCGAATGGTCGACGACAAGCTGATCGTGCAAGGGGCCGACACGGGAACCGAATTCGGGCCCATCGTGGACCGACTGAATGAAACGGCCGGGTTCAAGATCACGCGCCAGTCGGGCGGCTTTGGCCCCAGCGATCACTCCTCGTTCTACGGCAAGAAGATTCCGGTGATGCACTTCTTTACCGGCACGCACAAGGACTATCACCGCCCCAGCGACGACATCGACAAGATCAACGCCCAGGGCATGCGCCGTGTCGCCGACTTTGTCACCGAGGTAGCGGTCGCCCTGGCCGAAGCCGACGCGCGCCCCACGTACGTCGAGGTCAAAGCGTCGAAGAGCGGCATGGGGGGCGGCGGCGATCGCCCCTACTTTGGCAGCCGGCCGAGCTTCGCGTCGGAGGAGCCGGGCTACACGCTTGAGGGGGTCACGCCGGGCGGGCCAGCCGAGAAGGGTGGTCTGAAAGGGGGCGATTCGATCATCAAGCTCGGTGACAGCAAGATCGGCAACCTGGAAGACTTCGACAGCGCCCTGCGCAAGTACAAAGCCGGTGACAAGGTTCCCGTAGTCGTCCGCCGCGAAGGGAAAGAAGTAACGCTGTACGTCACGCTGGAACCGCCACGCTAG
- a CDS encoding FHA domain-containing protein, with translation MPSLFVFRGHDQGLRFELDAPSTTIGRDSDNSLQLHDHEVSRRHAIISNADGVCTVTDQRSSNGTFINGRQITAQELRTGDEVQMGGTLMLFTGATVEPPGAANTNVDIVPSAAQDDRSRIVRSIAPEEQSPLFNLGADAAGSPWLARARSNLQIMYRTALAVSHTLDIDQLLDRIMQLIFEWVEADRGVIMLVDPETRQLAPRVRHNRPGVKIDERMAISRTILDHVMQTREGVLTSDAQDDARWKAAQSVVRFGVREAICVPMQGRYETVGAIYIDTSSSVQQLMSQGGSRFSDEHLKLMVAIAHQAALAVEDTHYYSAMLQAERLAAMGQTIATLSHHIKNILQGIRGGSYLIKEGLSNNNQEMLRRGWEFVEKNQERISSLVMDMLTFSKEREPELIVGDLNRTVGEVVELAQNRAGERSVECTFTPAADVPQFTFDPEGVHRAVLNIVSNAIDACDPATCEKPDHAGHVKVSTQYDASAHIARVIIEDNGVGIPAEDVDNIFTLFTSSKGSRGTGLGLPVSQKIMREHGGRIYVESAEDQGSRFVCELPCQVASPLHPTELMPVDDPHEKTL, from the coding sequence GTGCCATCGCTGTTTGTATTTCGAGGCCATGACCAGGGCTTGCGCTTCGAGCTCGACGCTCCGAGCACCACCATCGGCCGCGACAGCGACAACTCGCTGCAGTTGCACGACCACGAAGTCTCGCGCCGGCATGCGATCATCAGCAACGCCGACGGCGTCTGTACCGTGACCGATCAGCGCAGCTCGAACGGCACGTTCATCAACGGCCGCCAAATCACGGCGCAAGAGCTGCGCACCGGCGACGAAGTGCAGATGGGTGGCACGCTGATGCTGTTCACCGGGGCCACGGTCGAGCCCCCTGGCGCCGCCAACACCAACGTCGACATCGTCCCCTCGGCGGCCCAAGACGACCGCTCGCGCATCGTCCGCTCGATTGCGCCCGAGGAACAGAGCCCGCTGTTCAATCTCGGTGCCGACGCCGCCGGAAGTCCCTGGCTGGCGCGAGCGCGCAGCAATTTGCAGATCATGTACCGGACGGCTCTGGCCGTCAGTCACACGCTCGACATCGATCAACTGCTCGACCGGATCATGCAGTTGATCTTTGAATGGGTGGAAGCCGACCGGGGCGTGATCATGCTGGTCGATCCCGAGACCCGGCAGCTTGCGCCGCGCGTGCGTCACAACCGGCCGGGTGTCAAAATCGACGAGCGGATGGCAATCAGCCGGACGATTCTCGACCACGTCATGCAGACGCGCGAAGGGGTGCTGACCAGTGACGCCCAGGACGACGCCCGCTGGAAGGCGGCGCAAAGCGTGGTGCGGTTCGGCGTGCGCGAAGCGATTTGCGTCCCCATGCAAGGGCGCTACGAAACCGTCGGCGCGATCTACATCGACACGTCGTCGTCGGTGCAGCAACTGATGAGCCAGGGTGGCTCGCGATTCTCGGACGAGCACCTGAAACTGATGGTGGCCATCGCTCACCAGGCGGCCTTGGCCGTCGAGGATACGCACTACTACTCGGCCATGCTCCAGGCCGAACGACTGGCCGCTATGGGGCAGACGATCGCCACTCTGTCGCATCACATCAAGAACATTTTGCAAGGCATCCGCGGCGGCAGCTACCTGATCAAGGAAGGGCTGTCCAACAACAATCAAGAAATGCTACGACGGGGCTGGGAGTTCGTCGAGAAAAACCAGGAGCGGATCTCGAGCCTGGTAATGGACATGTTGACGTTCAGCAAGGAGCGAGAGCCGGAGCTGATCGTTGGCGATTTGAACCGCACGGTTGGCGAAGTGGTCGAGTTGGCGCAGAACCGGGCGGGCGAACGCTCGGTCGAGTGTACCTTCACGCCGGCGGCCGATGTGCCGCAGTTCACGTTCGATCCCGAGGGGGTTCATCGCGCGGTGCTGAACATCGTCAGCAACGCCATCGACGCCTGTGACCCGGCCACGTGCGAAAAGCCCGACCATGCCGGGCACGTGAAGGTCAGCACCCAGTACGACGCCAGTGCGCACATCGCTCGGGTGATCATCGAAGACAACGGCGTGGGCATCCCGGCCGAGGACGTCGACAACATCTTCACGTTGTTCACGTCGTCGAAGGGCTCGCGCGGGACGGGACTGGGCCTGCCCGTCAGTCAGAAGATCATGCGCGAACACGGCGGGCGGATTTACGTCGAGAGTGCCGAGGACCAAGGGAGCCGGTTCGTCTGCGAGTTGCCGTGCCAGGTCGCCAGCCCTCTGCACCCGACCGAGTTGATGCCAGTCGACGACCCGCACGAGAAGACGTTGTAG
- a CDS encoding type II toxin-antitoxin system VapC family toxin, whose translation MRYVIDSSVGLKTVLPEVDSPHAIALCDGFRQGIHELIAPDVFAVEAAHALAKAERKRLLIVGEASVLFDDLILPDLHPSLPLAARALEIASHARIGVYDCLYVALAEREQTELVTADHRLIRALRQDFPFIVDLASLP comes from the coding sequence ATGAGATACGTCATCGATTCGTCCGTGGGCCTCAAAACGGTCTTGCCAGAGGTCGATTCTCCGCACGCGATTGCATTGTGCGATGGATTCCGGCAGGGCATCCATGAGTTGATCGCTCCTGACGTGTTCGCCGTAGAGGCTGCTCACGCGCTGGCAAAGGCGGAACGCAAACGATTGCTGATCGTTGGAGAGGCTTCCGTACTCTTCGATGATCTGATCCTGCCTGATCTGCACCCCTCGCTTCCGCTTGCCGCTCGGGCTTTGGAGATTGCCTCTCACGCCAGGATCGGCGTCTACGACTGTCTCTATGTTGCGCTCGCCGAACGAGAACAAACCGAATTAGTGACGGCCGATCACCGGCTCATTCGGGCATTGCGGCAAGACTTTCCATTCATCGTGGACTTGGCGTCGTTGCCGTAG
- a CDS encoding MBL fold metallo-hydrolase has product MPELSFLLKMIVSPPFGENTYLVHRRERDDCLVIDPGFDVDSIVDYLEQRRLRPAAILNTHGHVDHFAGNAGVKQLWPECPVVIGRGDAPKLTDAGLNLSSSFGFSFVSAAADVLVDGGQVVEWAGFTLEVREIPGHSSGHVVFILRTEEPPVVFAGDTLFAGGVGRSDFPGGDGELLAAGIRQHLFTLPDDTIVYPGHGPATTVGVERRTNPWVGDGA; this is encoded by the coding sequence ATGCCTGAGCTGAGTTTTCTGCTGAAAATGATTGTCTCTCCCCCCTTTGGGGAAAACACTTACCTCGTTCACCGCCGCGAGCGTGATGATTGTCTGGTGATCGATCCGGGCTTCGACGTGGACAGCATTGTCGATTACCTGGAGCAGCGGCGACTGAGGCCGGCCGCCATCTTGAACACGCATGGGCACGTCGATCACTTTGCTGGCAATGCCGGCGTGAAGCAGCTTTGGCCCGAGTGCCCCGTGGTGATCGGTCGCGGCGACGCGCCCAAGCTGACGGACGCCGGGTTGAATCTGTCGAGCAGCTTCGGCTTTTCGTTCGTTAGCGCCGCGGCCGACGTGCTGGTTGATGGTGGTCAAGTCGTCGAGTGGGCAGGCTTTACGCTCGAAGTGCGAGAGATCCCGGGGCATTCCTCGGGGCATGTGGTGTTCATCTTGCGGACGGAAGAACCGCCGGTGGTATTTGCTGGCGATACGCTGTTTGCGGGCGGCGTGGGACGCTCGGACTTTCCCGGCGGCGATGGCGAGTTGCTAGCAGCCGGCATTCGCCAGCATCTGTTCACGCTGCCCGACGACACGATCGTGTATCCCGGTCACGGGCCAGCGACCACGGTTGGCGTCGAGCGGCGGACGAACCCCTGGGTCGGCGATGGGGCGTAG
- a CDS encoding DUF1571 domain-containing protein, with protein MTLLGWMANRRTACVGTLSLVLAGATAAVAQQYLPPQQPTNTQPTQWGPATAQPRTDARRGIPAAAAPRAGVPVAQPNYAVQPIGAFDPNNQGRQVQPVEHQEPVRTASTNGVVPGVSAAPAPATTGLAAAPGTLATPATGEAAQGDLAARLQPLPGEHPLANAMRWASQQAIEINKIQDYTATLVKRERIDGTLNDHEYMFVKVRNRPFSVYLYFLGPAKLKGQECLYIAGQNDGKLWAHANGMRHKLIGTVSLLPTGSFAMAGQRYPITDLGILKLTTRLLEVGEQDMKFAECEVKTIAGAKINNRDCTCLQVTHPTPRKEFLYHIARVYIDNELNLPVRHEAYEWPKAPGEQPPLCEEYTYLNLKLNNGFTDADFSIENPNYQFK; from the coding sequence ATGACGTTATTGGGTTGGATGGCGAATCGCCGCACCGCTTGCGTGGGCACGTTGAGCCTGGTGTTGGCCGGAGCGACCGCGGCCGTCGCACAGCAATACTTGCCCCCCCAGCAACCGACGAACACTCAGCCGACCCAATGGGGACCGGCCACGGCCCAGCCGCGCACCGACGCGCGGCGGGGCATTCCGGCCGCCGCGGCGCCTCGCGCCGGGGTGCCCGTCGCCCAGCCCAACTATGCCGTCCAGCCGATTGGCGCCTTTGACCCCAACAACCAGGGGCGTCAGGTGCAGCCGGTCGAGCACCAAGAGCCGGTTCGCACCGCGTCAACCAATGGCGTAGTGCCGGGCGTGTCGGCGGCTCCCGCCCCGGCGACCACGGGCTTGGCCGCCGCGCCGGGTACGTTGGCCACTCCGGCCACGGGTGAAGCCGCCCAGGGAGATCTGGCCGCCAGGTTGCAACCGCTGCCGGGCGAGCACCCGCTGGCCAACGCCATGCGTTGGGCCAGCCAACAGGCGATCGAAATCAACAAGATTCAGGACTACACCGCCACGTTGGTCAAGCGCGAGCGAATTGACGGCACGCTCAACGATCATGAATACATGTTCGTCAAGGTCCGCAACCGGCCCTTCAGCGTCTACCTCTACTTCCTTGGCCCGGCCAAGTTGAAGGGGCAAGAATGCTTGTACATCGCCGGCCAGAACGACGGCAAGCTGTGGGCCCACGCCAACGGCATGCGTCACAAGCTGATCGGCACGGTCTCGCTGCTGCCCACTGGCTCGTTCGCCATGGCCGGCCAGCGCTACCCGATCACCGACTTGGGCATTCTGAAGCTGACCACGCGACTGCTCGAAGTCGGCGAACAGGACATGAAGTTCGCCGAGTGCGAAGTCAAGACGATCGCCGGCGCCAAGATCAACAACCGCGATTGCACCTGCCTGCAGGTGACGCACCCCACGCCGCGCAAGGAGTTCCTCTATCACATCGCCCGCGTGTACATCGACAACGAACTGAATCTGCCGGTTCGGCACGAAGCCTATGAATGGCCCAAGGCCCCCGGCGAACAACCGCCGTTGTGCGAAGAGTACACCTATTTGAACCTGAAGCTGAACAACGGCTTCACCGACGCCGACTTCTCGATCGAGAACCCGAACTACCAGTTCAAATAG
- a CDS encoding PIG-L family deacetylase, whose protein sequence is MTDTKSLDVIAVGAHPDDVEIACGGTLARLVKQGYRVGIIDLTDGEPTPLSPGPHVRLAEAESARVALGVHVRVQLNLNNRRLFDTFEARVALGKEIRRYRPKLVLGFGEKTPLASPDHWQAMQITDAAVFYSRLSKWDEHFEGLEVHAVPMQLYYTLQLQSLELPHGAGHFVADIGEELDQKLAAIRCYETQFPPNKAHVFDRVRAAAMHFGMAAGYRAGELFTTPRTLGSKNIMRTLFE, encoded by the coding sequence ATGACTGACACCAAGTCTTTGGATGTGATTGCGGTTGGCGCGCATCCGGATGATGTCGAGATCGCTTGCGGCGGCACGTTGGCGCGGCTGGTCAAGCAGGGCTACCGCGTCGGCATCATCGACCTGACCGATGGCGAGCCGACGCCGTTGTCGCCGGGGCCGCATGTGCGACTGGCCGAGGCCGAGAGCGCCCGGGTTGCGCTGGGCGTGCATGTGCGCGTGCAGTTGAATCTGAATAACCGGCGGCTGTTCGACACTTTTGAAGCCCGCGTCGCGCTGGGCAAAGAGATTCGCCGTTACCGCCCGAAGCTGGTGCTGGGCTTTGGCGAAAAGACACCGCTCGCCTCGCCCGACCATTGGCAAGCGATGCAGATCACCGACGCGGCCGTGTTCTACTCGCGGCTGTCAAAGTGGGACGAGCACTTTGAAGGGCTCGAAGTTCACGCGGTGCCGATGCAGTTGTATTACACGCTGCAGTTGCAATCGCTGGAACTGCCGCACGGGGCCGGGCATTTCGTGGCTGACATTGGCGAAGAGCTGGACCAGAAGCTGGCCGCGATTCGCTGCTATGAAACGCAGTTTCCGCCCAACAAGGCTCACGTCTTCGACCGAGTCCGCGCGGCGGCGATGCACTTTGGAATGGCCGCCGGTTATCGCGCCGGCGAGCTGTTCACCACGCCGCGGACGCTGGGCTCGAAGAACATCATGCGGACGCTGTTCGAGTGA
- the cbiE gene encoding precorrin-6y C5,15-methyltransferase (decarboxylating) subunit CbiE → MSNKIHIVGIGDDGLAGLTGAARQLVAESDLLVGPESLLALVSDGRAQRFVVGSDLERVAERLSAPRESRVVVLVSGDPLFYGLARYLCDRLGKDRFEVVPHVSSMQLAFARVKESWEDAYLANLATQPLDLVVDKVRVATKAGMFTTERHSPGAVAEELLRRKIDYFSAYVCENLGSPDERVTHAELAELIEQEFAPLNVMILVRRPNAPDRPRDSIGKRLFGNPDDAFLQSKPKKGLLTPAEVRSMALSEMDLGPTSTVWDIGAGSGSVAIEAAQIASGGTTYAIEMDPEDHALIQTNAERFQVGNLVAILGRAPEAWANLPDPDAIFVGGSGREISPLVDSAYQRLKAGGRLVASVGSLESLAAVHSTLQARQPRVNVWMINLARGTNQLERVRFEALNPTFLVSVVKGEKG, encoded by the coding sequence GTGAGCAACAAGATTCATATTGTCGGCATTGGCGACGACGGGCTGGCCGGTTTGACCGGAGCCGCGCGACAACTGGTGGCCGAGTCCGATCTGTTGGTGGGGCCGGAAAGCCTGCTGGCTCTCGTATCGGACGGGCGTGCCCAGCGGTTTGTCGTCGGCAGCGATCTGGAGCGCGTGGCCGAGCGCTTGTCAGCGCCGCGCGAGTCGCGCGTGGTCGTGCTGGTGTCGGGAGATCCGCTGTTCTATGGCCTGGCCCGGTATCTGTGCGATCGGCTCGGCAAGGATCGCTTCGAGGTGGTGCCCCACGTCAGCAGCATGCAGCTCGCCTTTGCCCGCGTGAAGGAAAGTTGGGAGGACGCCTACCTGGCCAACTTGGCCACCCAGCCGTTGGACCTGGTGGTCGACAAGGTGCGCGTGGCGACCAAGGCGGGCATGTTCACCACCGAGCGTCACTCGCCGGGCGCGGTGGCCGAGGAACTGCTACGCCGGAAAATCGACTACTTCTCGGCGTATGTCTGTGAGAACTTGGGCTCGCCCGACGAGCGCGTGACGCACGCCGAGTTGGCGGAGCTGATCGAGCAAGAGTTCGCGCCGTTGAACGTGATGATCCTGGTCCGCCGCCCCAATGCGCCCGACCGGCCGCGCGATTCGATTGGCAAGCGGTTGTTCGGCAACCCGGACGATGCGTTCCTGCAGTCCAAGCCCAAGAAGGGACTGCTCACGCCGGCCGAGGTGCGGAGTATGGCGCTGTCGGAAATGGACTTGGGGCCGACGAGCACCGTGTGGGACATCGGCGCCGGCAGCGGCTCGGTGGCGATCGAAGCGGCGCAGATCGCCTCGGGGGGCACGACCTATGCCATTGAGATGGACCCCGAGGACCATGCCCTGATTCAAACCAACGCCGAGCGATTTCAGGTCGGGAACTTGGTGGCGATTCTGGGGCGCGCGCCCGAGGCTTGGGCGAACCTGCCCGACCCGGACGCGATTTTCGTCGGCGGCAGCGGGCGCGAAATCAGCCCGTTGGTCGATTCGGCTTATCAGCGCTTGAAGGCGGGGGGGCGATTGGTGGCCAGCGTTGGTTCGCTGGAAAGCCTGGCCGCGGTTCACAGCACGTTGCAAGCGCGCCAGCCGCGCGTGAATGTCTGGATGATCAACCTGGCCCGCGGCACGAATCAACTGGAGCGCGTGCGGTTCGAGGCGCTGAATCCCACGTTCCTGGTGTCGGTGGTGAAGGGGGAGAAGGGCTAG